A window of the Cicer arietinum cultivar CDC Frontier isolate Library 1 chromosome 6, Cicar.CDCFrontier_v2.0, whole genome shotgun sequence genome harbors these coding sequences:
- the LOC101509165 gene encoding probable polyol transporter 4: MMFQENGNGEMGLSGIPLGAKNKYKRMNSEFPDDNDDVLNQQQLEARRNSTRKYVIACAIFASLNNVLLGYDVGVMSGAVIFIKEDLKITEVQVEFLIGILSIVSLLGSLGGGRTSDIIGRKWTMALAAVVFQMGGITMTLAPSYEILMIGRLLAGIGIGFGVMISPIYIAEISPNLTRGSLTTFPEIFINVGIMLGYVSNYAFSGLSVHISWRVMLAVGILPSVFIGFALFVIPESPRWLVMQNRIDEARSVLLKTNEDEKEVEERLAEIQQAAGFANSDKYEGKPVWRELMFPPPALRWMLITGLGIQCFQQISGIDATVYYSPEIFQAAGIEDKSKLLAATVAVGITKTIFIFVAIVLIDKLGRKPLLITSTIGMTVCLFGMGATLSLFEKGPLVIALAILFVCGNVAFFSVGLGPVCWVLTSEIFPLRVRAQASALGAVANRVCSGIIAMSFLSVSDAISFSGTFFLFSAISALAIVFVFTIVPETKGKSLEQIEMMFQKEHEGQGKELELGDVEQLVQNKTGLTN; the protein is encoded by the exons ATGATGTTCCAAGAAAACGGCAATGGGGAAATGGGTTTGTCTGGAATTCCATTGGGAGCAAAGAACAAGTACAAGAGGATGAATTCTGAGTTTCCTGATGATAACGATGATGTTTTGAATCAACAACAATTGGAAGCTAGGAGGAACAGTACTAGGAAATATGTTATTGCTTGTGCAATCTTTGCTTCTCTCAACAATGTTCTTCTTGGTTATG ATGTGGGTGTGATGAGTGGTGCAGTTATATTTATCAAAGAAGATCTAAAGATAACTGAGGTTCAAGTAGAATTTTTGATTGGTATTTTGAGCATTGTTTCTCTATTGGGTAGTTTAGGTGGTGGAAGAACATCAGATATTATTGGTAGAAAATGGACAATGGCATTAGCTGCTGTTGTGTTTCAAATGGGTGGCATTACAATGACTCTTGCACCTTCATATGAAATACTAATGATTGGAAGATTGTTAGCTGGAATTGGGATAGGGTTTGGAGTTATGATCTCACCTATATATATTGCTGAGATATCACCAAATCTCACTAGAGGCTCTCTTACTACTTTTCCAGAGATTTTCATAAATGTAGGAATTATGCTTGGTTATGTATCCAATTACGCGTTTTCTGGCCTTTCAGTACATATAAGTTGGAGAGTAATGCTTGCTGTTGGAATCTTGCCTTCAGTGTTCATTGGTTTTGCACTTTTCGTTATTCCCGAGTCGCCGAGATGGTTGGTAATGCAGAACCGAATCGATGAAGCGAGATCGGTGCTGTTGAAAACAAACGAAGACGAGAAAGAAGTCGAGGAGAGGCTTGCAGAAATTCAACAGGCTGCTGGTTTTGCCAATTCTGATAAGTATGAGGGGAAACCCGTGTGGCGTGAATTGATGTTTCCTCCTCCCGCGCTTCGCTGGATGTTGATTACCGGCCTTGGAATTCAGTGTTTTCAACAGATCTCGGGGATCGACGCCACTGTTTATTACAGTCCGGAGATTTTCCAGGCAGCCGGGATTGAGGATAAATCGAAACTTCTAGCTGCTACCGTTGCTGTCGGTATAACAAAgaccattttcatttttgtggCCATTGTTCTTATTGATAAACTAGGTAGAAAACCTCTTCTCATCACAAGCACAATTGGGATGACAGTTTGTTTGTTTGGCATGGGAGCTACTCTTTCATTATTCGAAAAAGGGCCATTAGTGATTGCATTGGCTATTCTTTTCGTTTGTGGAAATGTAGCGTTCTTTTCGGTTGGACTCGGCCCTGTGTGCTGGGTTTTGACTTCAGAAATCTTCCCTTTACGAGTGCGTGCTCAAGCGTCTGCACTTGGAGCTGTGGCTAATCGGGTCTGCAGCGGCATTATAGCCATGTCTTTCTTGTCTGTATCAGACGCAATTTCTTTCTCCGGAacattctttttgttttctgCTATTTCAGCTCTTGCCATTGTCTTTGTTTTCACAATTGTGCCTGAAACTAAAGGGAAGTCATTGGAGCAGATAGAGATGATGTTTCAGAAAGAACATGAGGGTCAAGGAAAAGAATTGGAGCTTGGAGATGTTGAGCAACTTGTGCAGAACAAAACTGGTTTAACAAATTAA
- the LOC101508434 gene encoding uncharacterized protein, producing MAEAANSREARRRKRILQQGSDRLAFIKGQIQSLPSSDLLHGKEEAEHSNPVLENHVPSERTITQTPPLHEKQHTQNEISTVPTSEIQPEPENLQLHSQPQPQPDLSNEIFQQQPEEPRSFNFIIPSDVTNAIDASSITRLCCSIFMALLVVASYLGFSLIKSVISFKPLYLVLLTNLTIVVSRLISGKQRGFDDRSRRRQNSDDSSDQWGGQLAKTLEIGMVVKSVVDAVFMDCAVYAIVLICSLSLLRS from the exons ATGGCAGAAGCAGCAAACAGCAGAGAAGCACGAAGAAGGAAAAGAATCCTCCAACAAGGTTCCGATCGTCTTGCTTTCATCAAAGGCCAAATCCAATCCCTCCCTTCTTCCG ATTTGCTTCACGGCAAGGAAGAAGCGGAACACTCGAATCCCGTTTTGGAAAATCACGTTCCTTCCGAAAGAACCATAACCCAAACACCTCCTTTGCATGAAAAACAACACACTCAAAATGAAATTTCAACTGTTCCAACTTCTGAAATTCAACCTGAACCTGAAAATCTTCAATTACACTCACAACCACAACCACAACCAGATTTATCTAATGAAATTTTCCAGCAACAACCTGAGGAACCTAGAAGTTTCAATTTCATAATCCCAAGCGACGTGACCAATGCGATTGATGCCTCGAGTATTACTCGTCTTTGTTGCTCCATTTTCATGGCTCTATTAGTTGTTGCATCATATCTAGGATTCTCTTTGATTAAGAGTGTGATAAGTTTTAAGCCACTTTACTTAGTTCTGCTCACCAATTTAACGATTGTTGTTTCGAGACTTATTTCTGGGAAACAAAGAGGATTTGATGATAGGTCGAGGAGAAGACAGAACAGCGATGATTCTTCTGATCAATGGGGTGGACAACTTGCTAAAACATTGGAAATTGGTATGGTGGTGAAGAGTGTTGTTGATGCTGTTTTCATGGATTGTGCTGTCTATGCTATTGTTCTCATATGCAGCCTTTCGCTTCTGCGATCGTGA